From the genome of Phaeodactylum tricornutum CCAP 1055/1 chromosome 9, whole genome shotgun sequence:
GAGTGAAGAGCCCCGATTCCAATATCGAGTTTGTTAACAATGGAAGGCCTACAAGTCTTTCAACTAAAGCGCAAAGCAAAGAAATGCAGTCCAGGACAGATAGTACTATTAGAAGttcttccaacaaaaacaTTTCTCTAAAGTTGGCTCCGGAAAAGCGCTACGCTCTACAGGAAGCAGGACGCTCACTCGATGCGTTCGGGGATCGCTCTCGCGATAACAGTGGGACATCGTCTGCAACCTTCATTCGCACTAACAGACGGATCGCAAGAAATGAATCTAACATTTCCCCCCCGCATAGAAGTTTGGACGGTGGGGAATTCGAAATTGAAGTCTACCACAGACCTGCTATGAAGCGACTAGAAGAGCACAACGAAGACGTCGCCAATTTCCAGCGCTGCTCTGACAGAATCGTGCAAGATTCTCATAGCCAAACCAATGCTATGAAATTACTCATACCAGCATGTCCAAAGACATGGCAATCTGCCAGCTCTCCATCGGATAGGCTATTGCGGCATGATGACGCTGCCAGCCTAGGAGGTCACGATTGCTTCGCCGTTTTGGGCCAAGGACGTGAAATAATGGATCGTGCCTTGGAATTGAGCCTTAACGATTCAGTAGGATTAAGTGGCCACACCGAAGACGATCCCTCCCAGTTTAATGAAGGGGAACCAATGGATCGTCTTTCCGAAATAGATCAAGACAAACGCCGTTTCGGTCTGAATAGAGACCGTAGCCAACAGGATGCTTCCTCGAGAACATCGCACACAGGTGTGTCGTCTGCTTTTGCGTTTTCCATAGCTGGAACGATGGCTAGTCGTAGCCATGTTTCTGTTCACCAGATGGATGCAGACAGCGATACAGAAGATCAAGACGATTTGTCTCCGCGAAGTGGGCGAGTGTCGAGAGGACGGTGGCTGCCACAGCACACTCGTTGGGAAGAGCGGAAAGATGAAGAACCAGAAACGTCCGACCACATTCCTCAGATTGCAACGAGAGACATCGACTGGAGGCCGCGCAGTATCGATTCTCCAAGCTTCATTTCATCATCTTATCATAGCCGTGCAAAGGGTAGCTCAAATGGCAAATGCCCCTTAGAGCAAACTCATGCTCAGAGAACGAACAACCATAGCCGAAACACAAACAGCAGCCGTACAGACGGACGGCCGAGTCGTTACATAGAGTTTCAAAAAGAGATTGGATGGTCATCCCATTCTCGCTCTTCATCGCGGCATTCCAAAAAAGATGACGCTCCACGAAAGCCTCGGCATGCGACGAGTAGATCTCCCACAAAGGATATCGAATGGGCTCCACGTAACGTCGATATTCCTCCTTCCGAAAGCCGCAGTAGCCGTCGGACTCGCTGCTTCTCTCCGATTGATAGACGCGAAATTAACTGGTTGCCTAAAGGTATATCCCTCGTGACCCCTATCTCAGATAGAGAAAAAAAATTGAGAATGAGTTGTGGCGGCGACTTTTCGCCAATCAAGCCCGCTCGTCACTGGCAGCAGATCACGAAAGAGCAGGCAACGCTCGAGTCCAGCAATTAGCCGATCTCAATATGCCAATTTGTGCGCAACATATTATCTCGTGCACTGCAATCCTTTCGCCTTTAAAATTGGAACATACGGAGATCGAATCGAACAAGGAGCCAACAGTTCCCACACCCGGGATAGAGCACGTGTACTATTTTCGTCCACTGGTCAGGACTGGATATCACAAAGTTAGCACGGGATTCAATAAACAAAAACAATTCCAGCTGGATTTTTTCCCCCGCTAAATTTGGCATGTGCATTTGCTGGAAAAACTATTATTGgacactgacagtgagtgctCATACAACACATGCAAAAACTCGTTTTGCATGAGTTCAAAAAGCTCCATAAGTAACTTATCAGCTGTAGAACACACGAACGTCCGAATATTTTTTTCTATGGAAATGCTTGGTATATAATTCCCTATTTCGCTGTTAGTACATATGATCTCGGTGGATTAGAAGCGGCAAAACGGACATTTCTGCTCCCAGTGAAAAGTTCAGCCTTCACAACATGCACGACTACCGATTGTTCATgatcttttttgttttcaccATCTTCAGGCAAACCCATCAACAGAGTATTTACTCATGTTGATCAATGAACAGAAAGAGACCTGCCACATCATGCCCGGATATTACACCGCTTCCTTCTTTCCACGATGTGTTGTCCTCCAATGAAAAGCATACACTGAAATCGGTGCTCCGTCTTGGCAGAAAATTCAGTATTGAGCAGAATTTAATTGATTCAGAAGAAGTGGTATTGTTGACTGTCTTCCCCTGAAGCCACAGGCACCGTGCCATAATCCTACGCAGTCCCATCAGTTGTTTGTAAACTCAGTACGGCGAACATACGGActagaagacagtacagatTACAGCGTCTCTGCAACAGCAACTTATTTGGCGTGCAACAACAGATGGCAGAGCAACGCTGATATGGAGCGTCGTTATGTTTACCCTCGAGAATACGCTCCTGAAATTGATGCTCGTATCGTGTCCGCTCGTGGGAGCTACACAAACGATATGTTCCGACAAATAGCTCAAACGTCGTCGGGAATCGCGTGCTACCCCACAGCACCCCACACTCATTCCGATCGTGACCGTTCTTCCATTGGCGAGCATCCAAACGGTAGTATTTCGGTTAATAAGGAAAGAGAAGAGGAAATGGTTCACTTTGCTTTTGAACGGTCGCATCAAGATTCTGATTTGGGTATCATAGCAAGTTCAACAATCACTTCGTGTTCCTGGATCGATCAATGTCTGGAGAATTGTTTGAACTGTCGTGGGTGCAACAGTCTGCCCTTTAACTCAAACTCTCTGGTTGATGGTCTTACTACTGTGCGCTTGGCAGAGGAAGAGCCAGAGAAGGAGCTGATACATCTGGCCATGGAGCTGAGCTGCAAAGGCGAGAACGAGCGCCTTCCACGCATCCAACATAACTCAGAGAACGTCGAACGGATGACCCGAGTAGAGCGGAAAATGTTTGAGCTTGCTATGGAGCGATCCATTGCCGATTCGGAAGCCTCCCTTCGTTCACGCTATATGAAGCGTTGTAATGACCGAATTGACTTTGAAATATTGGGAAACCAAAAACTACAGCGAGTGTAGTTTGTAGTGGAGTCCCACATCGTTGTCTATCGCCCATTTAGAGTTGATCACAATTTGACTCACATCAAGCGAGGTAATACGGTGACTCTATACGTTCGTTTTAGCCGAAAACTCCTTTTTCGCTGCTTACAAGAGAAAGTAATCATAGTGCTCAACACTAGCTCGGT
Proteins encoded in this window:
- a CDS encoding predicted protein, producing the protein MTSTKQISSRCPRFTTNTPPNQDERAVDLGHATNEESLSQQRATLSKPAIRKAESPEAFPNNFPPMEPSHCAKLYVPSKEFDSSILTHFSDVSVHGRSINVVPEDFPSLSRVKSPDSNIEFVNNGRPTSLSTKAQSKEMQSRTDSTIRSSSNKNISLKLAPEKRYALQEAGRSLDAFGDRSRDNSGTSSATFIRTNRRIARNESNISPPHRSLDGGEFEIEVYHRPAMKRLEEHNEDVANFQRCSDRIVQDSHSQTNAMKLLIPACPKTWQSASSPSDRLLRHDDAASLGGHDCFAVLGQGREIMDRALELSLNDSVGLSGHTEDDPSQFNEGEPMDRLSEIDQDKRRFGLNRDRSQQDASSRTSHTAGTMASRSHVSVHQMDADSDTEDQDDLSPRSGRVSRGRWLPQHTRWEERKDEEPETSDHIPQIATRDIDWRPRSIDSPSFISSSYHSRAKGSSNGKCPLEQTHAQRTNNHSRNTNSSRTDGRPSRYIEFQKEIGWSSHSRSSSRHSKKDDAPRKPRHATSRSPTKDIEWAPRNVDIPPSESRSSRRTRCFSPIDRREINWLPKGISLVTPISDREKKLRMSCGGDFSPIKPARHWQQITKEQATLESSN
- a CDS encoding predicted protein, translating into MERRYVYPREYAPEIDARIVSARGSYTNDMFRQIAQTSSGIACYPTAPHTHSDRDRSSIGEHPNGSISVNKEREEEMVHFAFERSHQDSDLGIIASSTITSCSWIDQCLENCLNCRGCNSLPFNSNSLVDGLTTVRLAEEEPEKELIHLAMELSCKGENERLPRIQHNSENVERMTRVERKMFELAMERSIADSEASLRSRYMKRCNDRIDFEILGNQKLQRV